One window from the genome of Cryobacterium sp. GrIS_2_6 encodes:
- a CDS encoding response regulator transcription factor: MSTTTRAVAPSRENPIRLALVDDHRMLLGALTEWIRGAADDINMVAAVTTWPELLTHPEFPVDVVLLDLDLKDNIPVSLKISTLKTAGVKTVLMSTYSEPGLVREALAAGALGYLVKSEEAGMIVDAIRAAFDGESYISAELDEALSAGTGGGSPRLSAQERRVMALYGAGEPVKAVAHQLGISEETAKSYLKRIREKYRLAGFDVGTKVALRKRAIHDGILLQTD; the protein is encoded by the coding sequence ATCAGCACGACAACCCGGGCGGTGGCGCCCAGTCGGGAGAATCCGATCCGGCTTGCTCTCGTGGACGACCACCGGATGCTGCTGGGGGCGTTGACGGAGTGGATCCGCGGCGCCGCAGACGACATCAACATGGTCGCCGCGGTGACGACGTGGCCGGAACTCCTCACCCACCCCGAATTCCCGGTGGACGTCGTTCTCCTCGACCTCGATCTCAAGGACAACATCCCGGTTTCGCTCAAGATCTCGACCCTCAAGACGGCCGGTGTCAAGACCGTCCTGATGAGCACGTACTCGGAGCCCGGCCTCGTGCGCGAGGCACTCGCCGCCGGGGCACTCGGCTACCTCGTCAAGAGCGAAGAAGCCGGCATGATCGTCGACGCGATCCGGGCCGCCTTCGACGGGGAATCGTACATCTCCGCTGAACTCGACGAAGCTCTCAGCGCGGGAACGGGCGGCGGTTCGCCGAGACTGAGCGCACAGGAACGCCGCGTGATGGCGCTCTACGGTGCCGGCGAGCCCGTCAAGGCCGTTGCCCACCAGCTCGGCATCTCCGAAGAGACCGCCAAGTCCTACCTCAAGCGGATCCGCGAGAAGTACCGTCTTGCGGGCTTCGACGTCGGAACCAAGGTCGCGCTGCGGAAGCGCGCGATCCACGACGGGATCCTGCTGCAGACGGACTGA
- a CDS encoding CarD family transcriptional regulator, with protein MNFTVGETLVYPHHGAVTITEITTRAVKGIEKKFMTLTVHANDLTIKLPIENAELVGVRDVIDSAGVQAVFDVLRESFVEEPGNWSRRYKANQEKMASGSVYRVGEVVRDLWRRDQERGVSAGEKNMLVKARQVLVSELALAQSSTSEEASAVLDTVLASSIPATGTTAA; from the coding sequence ATGAATTTCACCGTGGGAGAAACCCTGGTCTACCCGCACCACGGCGCGGTCACCATCACTGAAATCACGACCCGCGCCGTGAAGGGGATCGAGAAGAAGTTCATGACCCTCACCGTGCACGCGAACGACCTGACGATCAAGCTGCCGATCGAGAACGCCGAGCTCGTCGGCGTGCGCGACGTCATCGACAGCGCCGGCGTCCAGGCCGTGTTCGACGTTCTCCGCGAATCCTTCGTCGAGGAGCCGGGGAACTGGTCGCGCCGGTACAAGGCCAACCAGGAGAAGATGGCGAGCGGCAGCGTCTACCGTGTCGGCGAGGTCGTCCGCGACCTGTGGCGTCGTGACCAGGAGCGCGGCGTGTCCGCCGGGGAGAAGAACATGCTCGTCAAGGCCCGCCAGGTGCTCGTCTCCGAACTCGCACTCGCCCAGAGCTCGACGAGCGAAGAGGCATCCGCCGTCCTCGACACCGTGCTCGCGAGCTCGATCCCCGCGACCGGCACCACTGCGGCCTAG
- a CDS encoding ATP-binding protein, which translates to MQRIFKERDRLLRRGAQLTGLAGSVATFLALLVPGALDRLALALSLPLLLVIVGAQYLLGRNGHLRWAALLVVCGVAMILVIGFVSRGTSGLNLGEQAVIACVASPAIGSIALVLVTTTRRLIMMGVAFGATLASVLAAARLSSDALVPVMLTITGWIAIAIAGWWIAQSIPRVMQRIAEIGRAHLAERHASELEAQRRQDARLLHDTVLATLTLLAHSGVGVSPAALRQQAGDDARLLRQLRLGGLPTPHRSGVYTLEPASESTLGSTLESVKQRFKRMGLDVDWHGSGQVLLPSTVLDSFLLALGECLENVRRHAGVARADVTITDDDTTVRAMVTDAGVGFDLAAVSPERLGFAESVVARLRDVGGNARLFSSPGSGTTVVLEVPK; encoded by the coding sequence ATGCAACGCATTTTCAAGGAACGGGATCGACTGCTGCGCAGGGGCGCGCAGCTGACGGGACTAGCGGGTTCCGTCGCCACGTTCCTCGCGCTCCTGGTGCCGGGCGCCCTCGACCGGTTGGCGCTCGCCCTGAGCCTTCCCCTGCTCCTTGTCATCGTCGGTGCCCAGTACCTGCTCGGCCGCAACGGGCACCTGCGGTGGGCGGCACTCCTCGTCGTCTGCGGGGTGGCCATGATCCTCGTGATCGGCTTCGTCAGCAGGGGAACATCGGGACTCAACCTCGGCGAACAGGCAGTGATCGCGTGCGTCGCCTCGCCCGCGATCGGTTCCATCGCCCTGGTACTCGTCACCACCACGCGCCGGCTGATCATGATGGGCGTCGCCTTCGGCGCGACGCTCGCGAGCGTGCTCGCTGCCGCGCGGCTCAGCAGCGACGCGCTCGTCCCGGTCATGCTCACGATCACCGGCTGGATCGCGATCGCGATCGCCGGCTGGTGGATCGCGCAGAGCATCCCCCGCGTCATGCAGCGCATCGCCGAAATCGGCCGCGCGCACCTCGCTGAACGGCACGCGAGTGAGCTCGAGGCCCAGCGCCGGCAGGACGCCAGGCTCCTGCACGACACCGTCCTCGCGACCCTCACTCTTCTCGCGCACTCGGGCGTCGGCGTGAGCCCCGCCGCCTTGCGCCAGCAGGCCGGCGATGACGCCCGGCTGCTCAGGCAGCTCCGGCTCGGCGGGCTCCCGACCCCGCACCGCTCCGGGGTCTACACGCTCGAGCCCGCGTCGGAGTCGACCCTCGGCAGCACCCTCGAGTCCGTGAAACAGCGCTTCAAGCGGATGGGGCTCGACGTGGACTGGCACGGGAGCGGCCAGGTCCTGCTGCCGAGCACCGTTCTGGACTCGTTCCTGCTCGCCCTGGGCGAGTGCCTCGAGAACGTGCGCAGGCACGCAGGGGTCGCCCGCGCCGACGTCACGATCACGGACGACGACACGACAGTTCGTGCCATGGTCACCGACGCCGGCGTCGGCTTCGACCTCGCAGCGGTGAGCCCGGAACGCCTCGGTTTCGCCGAGTCCGTCGTCGCCAGGCTCCGCGACGTCGGCGGCAACGCCCGGCTGTTCTCGTCCCCGGGTTCGGGAACGACGGTCGTACTCGAGGTGCCCAAATGA
- a CDS encoding glycosyltransferase family 87 protein, whose product MPDSLPPKPPVRFVSGSSLRILLWAGFIAVHAWLVYICFAAIGWPLGDVDVVYLGWATDAASGAALAGITAPFVYPLLAVVPIFAALAFGTASYPATWLGIVTLLNAVAFAALTGRRRGPRALLAAGWWLAFLLLLGPIALARIDSITAPLVILAVLWLRTRPVWGTVILTLATWVKIWPIAVIAALVIASKQRVRAGYAFLGTSAVIVIAALSLGSGLRVFSFISEQANRGIQIESPVGAIWMVQAALRMPGSYIYYDHDILTFQVVGPGSFIAVALMTPVLALCIAAVLLIAVRATRAGASSERLFPPLVLALVVTLMAVNKVGSPQFVIWLAAPTILGILLRGRGWRTPTILVTVIAGLTQVVYPYLYDWLLVANPLMVLALSVRNVLEFVVLAWAVREVWALGSRSAHHGNRHGDDNAAPHDPPAAGLDRPILIPRE is encoded by the coding sequence GTGCCCGATTCCCTTCCCCCAAAACCACCGGTGCGGTTCGTGTCGGGCTCGAGCCTGCGCATCCTACTCTGGGCCGGATTCATCGCTGTGCACGCCTGGCTCGTGTACATCTGCTTCGCCGCGATCGGCTGGCCGCTCGGCGACGTCGACGTCGTCTACCTCGGCTGGGCGACCGACGCCGCGAGCGGCGCGGCCCTCGCGGGCATCACCGCGCCCTTCGTCTACCCCCTGCTCGCCGTCGTTCCTATCTTCGCGGCCCTCGCCTTCGGCACCGCCTCGTACCCGGCGACCTGGCTCGGTATCGTCACCCTCCTCAACGCGGTCGCATTCGCGGCCCTGACCGGGCGGCGCCGCGGACCGCGCGCGCTCCTCGCCGCGGGCTGGTGGCTGGCCTTCCTCCTGCTGCTCGGTCCGATCGCGCTCGCCAGGATCGACTCGATCACGGCCCCGCTCGTCATCCTCGCCGTGCTGTGGCTGCGGACCCGGCCGGTCTGGGGCACCGTGATCCTCACTCTCGCGACGTGGGTGAAGATCTGGCCGATCGCTGTCATCGCGGCGCTTGTCATCGCCTCGAAGCAACGGGTGCGCGCCGGCTACGCCTTCCTCGGCACGAGCGCCGTCATCGTGATCGCGGCGCTCAGCCTCGGCAGCGGCCTCCGGGTGTTCAGCTTCATCTCCGAGCAGGCCAACCGCGGCATCCAGATCGAGTCGCCCGTCGGCGCCATCTGGATGGTACAGGCCGCGCTGCGGATGCCGGGCAGCTACATCTACTACGACCACGACATCCTCACCTTCCAGGTCGTCGGCCCAGGATCTTTCATCGCCGTCGCGCTCATGACGCCGGTGCTCGCGCTCTGCATCGCAGCGGTGCTGCTGATCGCGGTGCGGGCGACACGGGCCGGGGCGAGCTCCGAGAGGCTGTTCCCGCCGCTCGTCCTCGCGCTCGTCGTGACGCTGATGGCCGTCAACAAGGTCGGTTCGCCGCAGTTCGTGATCTGGCTCGCCGCGCCGACCATCCTCGGTATCCTGCTGCGGGGGCGAGGCTGGCGGACCCCGACCATTCTCGTCACGGTCATCGCCGGGCTCACCCAGGTCGTCTACCCCTACCTGTACGACTGGCTGCTCGTCGCGAACCCACTGATGGTGCTCGCCCTCTCCGTGCGCAACGTTCTCGAGTTCGTCGTGCTCGCCTGGGCCGTCCGCGAGGTGTGGGCTCTCGGCAGCCGCTCCGCCCACCACGGCAACCGCCACGGCGACGACAATGCCGCCCCGCACGACCCACCGGCGGCCGGCCTCGACCGCCCGATCCTCATCCCCAGGGAGTAA
- a CDS encoding ABC transporter substrate-binding protein produces MVNRRRSRHVFVLALSVAGALLLSACSAASPTPISAPSTNAGSLSSPDPTAYLTPGKLTIGTGEPAYFPWVIDDSPASGKGFEAAVAYAVAGKLGFAKENVTWVRSTFDEAIAPGPKAFDFNLQQFSITAERAQQVDFSSPYYETTQAVITISTSPAAAVTSLAGLKGLLIGAATGTTSFTEAEKLIAPTQGVQAFNTNDDAKLALQNGTVDAIVVDLPTAFYLTGVELDGGTIIGQLPDAAAGSSSQTPTPGATPGAQAGTDEFGLVLAKDSPLTAAVSAAVDALRAEGTLANLADTWLAGNADAPVLK; encoded by the coding sequence ATGGTGAATCGCCGCAGGTCCCGTCACGTTTTTGTGCTCGCCCTCTCCGTGGCGGGTGCGCTCCTGTTGAGCGCCTGTTCGGCAGCAAGCCCCACCCCGATCAGCGCCCCGTCCACGAACGCGGGATCGCTGAGCTCCCCCGATCCCACGGCGTACCTCACGCCGGGCAAGCTCACGATCGGAACCGGGGAACCCGCGTACTTCCCCTGGGTGATCGACGACTCACCTGCGTCCGGCAAGGGCTTCGAAGCCGCCGTCGCCTACGCCGTCGCCGGCAAGCTCGGCTTCGCGAAGGAGAACGTGACCTGGGTGCGGAGCACCTTCGACGAGGCGATCGCTCCGGGGCCGAAGGCCTTCGACTTCAACCTGCAGCAGTTCTCGATCACGGCCGAGCGCGCCCAGCAGGTCGACTTCTCCTCGCCGTACTACGAGACCACCCAGGCCGTAATCACCATCAGCACCTCTCCGGCGGCCGCCGTGACCTCGCTCGCCGGGCTCAAGGGTCTCCTGATCGGGGCCGCGACCGGCACGACGAGCTTCACGGAAGCGGAGAAGCTGATCGCACCGACCCAGGGTGTGCAGGCGTTCAACACGAACGACGACGCGAAGCTCGCGCTGCAGAACGGCACCGTCGACGCGATCGTCGTCGACCTCCCGACAGCGTTCTACCTCACCGGTGTCGAACTCGACGGCGGCACGATCATCGGGCAGCTGCCCGATGCCGCAGCGGGGTCCAGCAGCCAGACCCCCACCCCCGGCGCAACGCCGGGGGCCCAGGCGGGTACCGACGAATTCGGCCTCGTCCTCGCCAAGGACAGCCCGCTGACCGCCGCCGTGAGCGCCGCCGTCGACGCCCTCCGCGCCGAAGGCACCCTCGCGAACCTCGCCGACACCTGGCTCGCCGGCAACGCGGACGCGCCCGTCCTGAAGTGA
- a CDS encoding thiamine-binding protein, which yields MLVAFSVSPSGAQDAEGSVHDAVAAAVRIVRASGLSNHTDSMFTTIEGSWDEVFAVVKAATEAVGAFGPRVSLVLKADIRPGRTGELTGKIERLEVALENARAAGGAS from the coding sequence ATGCTCGTCGCCTTTTCCGTCTCGCCCTCCGGCGCCCAGGATGCCGAGGGTTCCGTGCACGACGCCGTCGCCGCGGCCGTCCGGATCGTCCGCGCCTCGGGCCTGTCGAACCACACCGACTCGATGTTCACGACGATCGAGGGCTCCTGGGACGAGGTTTTCGCCGTCGTCAAGGCCGCCACGGAGGCCGTCGGCGCCTTCGGCCCGCGGGTGTCCCTCGTGCTCAAGGCGGACATCCGCCCCGGTCGCACCGGCGAGCTGACCGGCAAGATCGAACGCCTCGAGGTCGCGCTCGAGAACGCACGGGCGGCCGGCGGCGCGTCATAG
- a CDS encoding MarR family transcriptional regulator translates to MTDLRPIGYWLKLVDQLINEQFATTLEEHGVTRRQWQLLGMLSRGPASVEQLTSGVAPFLDTEGETVVEHLAELVESGWVTVSESGYAITERGRLAYQRLAEVVSVNRDAATQDVSPAEYATTLATLERVARNLGWTGDPE, encoded by the coding sequence ATGACTGACCTTCGACCGATCGGATACTGGCTCAAGCTCGTCGACCAACTGATCAACGAGCAATTCGCGACGACCCTCGAGGAACACGGGGTGACGAGGCGGCAGTGGCAGCTGCTCGGGATGCTGTCCCGCGGACCGGCCTCGGTCGAGCAACTCACGAGCGGGGTCGCCCCGTTCCTCGACACCGAGGGTGAGACCGTCGTCGAACACCTCGCCGAACTCGTCGAGAGCGGGTGGGTCACTGTGTCGGAGTCCGGGTACGCGATCACCGAACGCGGCAGGCTCGCCTACCAGCGCCTCGCCGAGGTCGTCTCGGTGAACCGGGATGCCGCGACCCAGGACGTCAGCCCTGCCGAATACGCCACGACGCTCGCCACCCTCGAGCGGGTCGCCCGCAACCTCGGCTGGACCGGCGACCCGGAGTAA
- a CDS encoding homoserine O-acetyltransferase yields the protein MEWQTSADTVPSSFITEAQARSLFGKPPATGAWRDGDPVGNRRFQDVGALDLEAGGRLGAVRISYETWGELSPARDNAVLVLHALTGDSHLLGAAGPGHATAGWWGGIVGPGLAIDTDRYFVVAPNMLGGCQGSTGPSSLAPDGSEWGIRFPYLTIRDQVAAQVAFADRIGIDAWALVVGGSMGGMHALEWAIDRPDRVERLAILAAPPVTTADQIALNSVQIEAIRSDPLFRSGDYYDAVDGDGPTRGLALARRMALLNYRSPSELNERFERGWQSRISPLGSGGRFAVESYLDFHGNKFTRRFDANSYIVLVEAMNSHDVTRGRGSLAEALCSIEATTLVVGIDSDRLFPVEGQRRIAAHLRNGLDGTEPVVLSSSYGHDGFLIENAAVGEQLGRLLR from the coding sequence ATGGAATGGCAGACCTCGGCGGACACGGTCCCGTCCAGCTTCATCACCGAGGCTCAGGCGCGCTCGCTGTTCGGCAAGCCCCCGGCGACGGGCGCGTGGCGGGACGGCGACCCCGTCGGCAACCGCAGGTTCCAGGACGTGGGCGCACTCGACCTCGAGGCCGGCGGACGACTGGGCGCCGTCCGGATCTCCTACGAGACCTGGGGCGAACTCTCCCCCGCGCGGGACAACGCGGTGCTCGTGCTGCACGCCCTCACCGGGGACAGCCACCTGCTCGGCGCGGCAGGGCCCGGCCATGCGACCGCCGGCTGGTGGGGCGGCATCGTCGGCCCCGGCCTGGCCATCGACACCGACCGCTATTTTGTCGTCGCGCCGAACATGCTCGGCGGTTGCCAGGGCAGCACGGGCCCGTCGTCCCTCGCTCCGGACGGCTCGGAGTGGGGCATCCGCTTCCCCTACCTGACCATCCGCGACCAGGTCGCCGCTCAGGTCGCATTCGCCGACCGGATCGGGATCGACGCCTGGGCCCTCGTGGTCGGCGGGTCGATGGGGGGAATGCACGCCCTCGAATGGGCGATCGACCGGCCGGACCGGGTGGAGAGGCTCGCGATCCTCGCGGCGCCGCCCGTGACGACGGCCGACCAGATCGCCCTGAATTCGGTGCAGATCGAAGCCATCCGCAGCGACCCGCTGTTCCGGTCCGGCGATTACTACGACGCCGTCGACGGCGACGGTCCGACACGCGGGCTCGCCCTGGCCCGGCGGATGGCCCTGCTGAACTACCGCAGCCCGTCCGAGCTCAACGAGCGTTTCGAGCGCGGCTGGCAGAGCCGGATCTCTCCGCTCGGCTCCGGCGGCCGGTTCGCCGTCGAGTCGTACCTCGACTTCCACGGCAACAAGTTCACCCGACGTTTCGATGCGAACAGCTACATCGTCCTCGTCGAGGCGATGAACTCCCACGATGTGACCCGCGGCCGGGGTTCCCTTGCCGAGGCCCTCTGCTCGATCGAAGCAACCACCCTCGTCGTCGGAATCGACAGCGACCGGCTGTTCCCCGTCGAGGGCCAGCGCCGGATCGCGGCACACCTCCGCAATGGCCTCGACGGCACCGAACCCGTCGTGCTCTCCTCGAGCTACGGCCACGACGGCTTCCTGATCGAGAATGCCGCCGTCGGCGAGCAACTCGGCCGCCTTCTCCGCTGA
- a CDS encoding TetR/AcrR family transcriptional regulator has protein sequence MTRTEYVRESVVRGTISAVRASDPRAERTRQAIFTAVRTLMTQRVASVSVSDIVRTASISRSSFYAHFSSLDDLATGFLREQFAEIGVSGFDLLSDDLSGAPAARVGYQRLISHIVEHYPLYSSVLDLPITRTAYDDEIEAYSRRLVESLVVLSGTPRVVHPESFATYVAGGALTLISAWMRGQLDVTDDEIVDQLVEFLPEWLVDAA, from the coding sequence ATGACCCGCACCGAGTATGTCCGAGAAAGCGTGGTGCGCGGTACAATCAGCGCCGTGCGTGCCTCGGACCCGCGGGCGGAACGCACCAGGCAGGCCATTTTCACAGCGGTCCGCACGCTGATGACCCAGCGCGTCGCATCCGTCTCGGTCAGCGACATCGTGCGCACGGCCTCGATCAGCCGCAGTTCGTTCTACGCGCACTTCAGCAGCCTCGACGATCTCGCGACCGGGTTCCTCCGCGAGCAGTTCGCCGAGATCGGCGTGTCCGGGTTCGACCTGCTGAGCGACGACCTCTCCGGGGCCCCGGCCGCACGGGTCGGCTACCAGCGGCTCATCTCCCACATCGTGGAGCACTACCCGCTGTACTCGAGTGTGCTCGACCTGCCGATCACTCGCACGGCATACGACGACGAGATCGAAGCGTACTCGCGCCGCCTCGTCGAATCGCTCGTCGTGCTCTCTGGCACGCCCAGAGTCGTGCACCCCGAGTCCTTCGCCACCTACGTGGCCGGGGGAGCGCTCACCCTGATCAGCGCCTGGATGCGCGGCCAGCTCGACGTCACGGACGACGAGATCGTCGACCAGCTGGTCGAATTCCTACCCGAATGGCTGGTCGACGCGGCCTAG
- a CDS encoding MFS transporter codes for MPPPIDGSATLSPARIRLALLSLALGGFGIGATEFVAMGLLPNLARDLLPGLYATAPDAANAQIGWLISAYALGVVVGAPTIAAAAARWPRKQLLLALLAAFTLATIASALLPTFGLVLVARFVAALPHGAYFGIASLVAADLMGAGKRARGVALVLSGLTISNVIGVPVITWIGQVSGWRVAYLVVAAVFAVTFLAVILLVPFQAGNPRATMRNELKAFGRLQVWFALGIGAIGFGGLFAVYTYVAPLVIEVTGLGAGAVPLVLVVIGLGMTIGNLLGGHLADKSVRRTLYGFFAVMIMALVGLALSAQFLPGLLAGVFLVGGASAGLSPAIQTRLMDVSHDSQSIAAALNHSALNIGNALGAFLGGLAIAGGLGYVAPVWIGAALSVMGLSLAVVSFAIDRSWRRNGRHVPYGTALIEVVTDAA; via the coding sequence ATGCCCCCACCCATCGACGGGTCGGCGACTCTGTCTCCGGCCCGGATCCGCCTGGCCCTGCTCTCCCTCGCCCTCGGCGGCTTCGGCATCGGCGCGACCGAATTCGTGGCGATGGGGCTGCTGCCGAACCTCGCGCGGGACCTCCTGCCCGGCCTCTACGCGACCGCGCCGGACGCCGCGAACGCCCAGATCGGCTGGCTGATCTCGGCGTACGCTCTCGGCGTCGTCGTCGGAGCCCCGACGATCGCGGCCGCAGCGGCACGCTGGCCGCGCAAACAGCTGCTGCTCGCCCTGCTCGCCGCGTTCACCCTCGCGACGATCGCCTCCGCCCTGCTGCCGACGTTCGGGCTCGTGCTCGTGGCCCGGTTCGTGGCCGCGCTCCCGCACGGTGCATACTTCGGCATCGCCTCGCTCGTCGCTGCCGACCTGATGGGCGCGGGCAAGCGGGCGCGCGGCGTCGCGCTCGTGCTCAGCGGCCTGACCATCTCCAACGTGATCGGCGTGCCCGTGATCACCTGGATCGGGCAGGTGTCCGGCTGGCGGGTCGCCTACCTCGTCGTCGCCGCCGTCTTCGCGGTCACCTTCCTCGCCGTGATCCTGCTCGTGCCGTTCCAGGCCGGTAACCCGCGCGCGACGATGCGCAACGAGCTGAAGGCGTTCGGCCGGCTGCAGGTCTGGTTCGCGCTCGGTATCGGGGCGATCGGTTTCGGCGGCCTCTTCGCCGTCTACACCTATGTCGCCCCGCTGGTCATCGAGGTGACCGGCCTCGGCGCGGGCGCCGTTCCGCTCGTGCTCGTGGTCATCGGCCTCGGCATGACCATCGGCAACCTGCTCGGCGGCCACCTGGCCGACAAGAGCGTCCGCCGCACCCTCTACGGGTTCTTCGCGGTGATGATCATGGCCCTTGTGGGACTTGCCCTTTCTGCCCAGTTCCTGCCCGGACTCCTGGCCGGCGTCTTCCTGGTCGGCGGCGCGTCGGCCGGGCTGTCCCCGGCCATCCAGACCCGGCTGATGGATGTCTCGCACGACAGCCAGTCCATTGCGGCGGCGCTCAACCACTCGGCCCTCAACATCGGCAACGCGCTCGGCGCGTTCCTCGGCGGCCTGGCCATCGCCGGCGGCCTCGGCTACGTCGCCCCGGTCTGGATCGGCGCGGCCCTGAGCGTCATGGGGCTTTCGCTCGCGGTCGTGAGCTTCGCGATCGACCGGTCCTGGCGCCGCAACGGACGGCACGTGCCGTACGGCACCGCCCTCATCGAGGTCGTCACGGACGCCGCTTAA
- a CDS encoding bifunctional o-acetylhomoserine/o-acetylserine sulfhydrylase, with protein MSDNAAAWQFETKQVHSGAHPDPVTNARATPIYQTTSYVFNNAQHAQNLFALAEFGNIYTRIMNPTQAVVEERIAALEGGTAALLLASGQAASTFAVLNIAQAGDHIVSSSSIYGGTYNLFKYTLAKLGIETTFVEDQDDAAEWARAVRPNTKLFFAETIGNPKINVLDISLVADVAHQNGVPLIVDSTIATPYLIRPFEHGADIVVHSATKFLGGHGTIIGGVIVDGGTFEWSKNVEKFPGLTEPDPSYHGVSYTGAVGDGIAYIIKARVQLLRDLGSAIAPASAWQLIQGIETLSLRIERHVQNAQDIAEWLESHPDIASVNYAGLPSSPWYATANKYAPKGVGAVVSFELKGGVDAGRALVDNLELFSHLANIGDVRSLVIHPASTTHAQLTPEQQLTSGVTPGLVRLSVGIENIADLKADLEHGLAAARAVVEASRANA; from the coding sequence ATGAGCGACAACGCGGCCGCCTGGCAGTTTGAAACCAAGCAGGTGCACTCGGGCGCGCACCCCGACCCGGTCACCAACGCACGCGCCACCCCGATCTACCAGACCACGTCCTACGTGTTCAACAACGCGCAGCACGCCCAGAACCTCTTCGCCCTCGCCGAGTTCGGCAACATCTACACCCGCATCATGAACCCGACCCAGGCCGTCGTCGAAGAGCGCATCGCCGCGCTCGAGGGCGGCACCGCGGCGCTGCTGCTCGCCTCCGGCCAGGCCGCGTCGACCTTCGCCGTGCTCAACATCGCGCAGGCCGGCGACCACATCGTCTCCTCAAGCTCGATCTACGGCGGAACCTACAACCTCTTCAAGTACACCCTCGCCAAGCTCGGCATCGAGACGACCTTCGTAGAGGACCAGGACGATGCAGCAGAGTGGGCCCGTGCCGTGCGCCCGAACACCAAGCTGTTCTTCGCCGAGACAATCGGCAACCCCAAGATCAACGTGCTCGACATCTCGCTCGTCGCCGACGTCGCCCACCAGAACGGCGTTCCGCTCATCGTCGACAGCACGATCGCGACCCCGTACCTGATCCGCCCCTTCGAACACGGCGCCGACATCGTCGTCCACTCCGCCACCAAGTTCCTCGGCGGCCACGGTACGATCATCGGCGGCGTCATCGTCGACGGCGGCACCTTCGAGTGGTCGAAGAACGTCGAGAAGTTCCCCGGCCTCACCGAGCCGGACCCGTCCTACCACGGCGTCAGCTACACCGGCGCGGTCGGCGACGGCATCGCGTACATCATCAAGGCACGCGTTCAGTTGCTCAGGGACCTCGGCAGCGCAATCGCCCCCGCGAGCGCGTGGCAGCTGATCCAGGGCATCGAGACCCTGAGCCTGCGCATCGAGCGCCACGTGCAGAACGCCCAGGACATCGCGGAGTGGCTCGAGAGCCACCCCGACATCGCCTCGGTCAACTACGCCGGCCTGCCGTCGAGCCCCTGGTATGCGACCGCCAACAAGTACGCGCCCAAGGGCGTCGGAGCGGTCGTCTCCTTCGAGCTCAAGGGCGGGGTGGATGCCGGCCGCGCGCTCGTCGACAACCTCGAGCTCTTCAGCCACCTGGCCAACATCGGCGACGTCCGTTCGCTCGTGATCCACCCGGCCTCGACCACCCACGCCCAGCTCACCCCGGAGCAGCAGCTCACGAGCGGCGTGACCCCCGGCCTCGTGCGCCTGTCCGTCGGTATCGAGAACATCGCCGACCTCAAGGCAGACCTCGAGCACGGGCTCGCCGCCGCGCGCGCCGTGGTCGAGGCCTCCCGCGCGAACGCCTGA